A part of Rhopalosiphum maidis isolate BTI-1 chromosome 3, ASM367621v3, whole genome shotgun sequence genomic DNA contains:
- the LOC113558341 gene encoding uncharacterized protein LOC113558341, whose protein sequence is MSSSVCLYLIRGTCRFGNRCWKSHDLGSIRFDSPSQIQAESSDDEVIFPMAARRETTLMTASPSSSVSRPRQINQVLPNTAKKSPETNKTATEDKWILQNNYTWETIEGTPDSLLVETTKKLKEAENSVISLRQQLCINDNNFSCMRDQMEQCMENDLQCNICYEMFIEPTVLNCSHTFCHECIESWTREANHCPTCRVIIKNKSHCLTLDTYLDKISEYLPSEIKTKRETLKVERNNNRVEVNRNLRNNARINHRLQFMRRALGAELWNELDQNVAERGIALEEALLDPIRIGDAIGRHRNNGLLANRLDSVVELSATMELFPIWNNM, encoded by the exons ATGTCTTCTTCagtatgtttgtatttaattaggGGAACATGTCGATTTGGCAACCGTTGCTGGAAGTCTCACGATCTGGGATCCATCCGCTTCGACAGCCCGTCTCAGATTCAAG cggAATCCTCTGATGATGAAGTCATCTTTCCTATGGCGGCAAGGAGAGAAACTACTCTAATGACAGCTTCACCAAGTAGTAGTGTATCTAGACCTAGACAAATAAATCAAGTTCTTCCCAATACAGCAAAgaa gtcACCGGAAACTAATAAAACAGCAACCGAAGATAAATGGATCTTacaaa ATAATTATACTTGGGAGACGATAGAAGGTACTCCTGATAGTTTGTTAGtagaaacaacaaaaaaattaaaagaagctGAAAATTCAGTTATATCACTTCGTCAACAGCTGTGtattaatgacaataatttcTCTTGTATGCGAGATCAAATGGAACAATGCATGGAAAATGatctacaatgtaatatatgttacGAAATGTTCATCGAG ccAACTGTACTAAATTGCTCTCATACATTTTGTCATGAATGCATAGAGTCATGGACTCGAGAAGCTAATCACTGTCCAACATGTCgagttatcattaaaaataaatcacactGTCTAACTTTAGATACATATTTGGACAAAATATCTGAATATTTACCAtctgaaataaaaacgaagcgggaaactttaaaagttgaacgtaataataatagag tgGAGGTTAATAGAAACCTAAGAAATAATGCGAGAATAAACCATAGACTCCAATTCATGCGTCGAGCATTAGGTGCAGAATTATGGAATGAACTAGATCAAAATGTTGCTGAACGGGGTATTGCCCTGGAAGAAGCATTATTAGATCCAATACGTATAGGCGATGCAATTGGTAGACATAGAAATAATGGATTGCTTGCTAACCGCTTGGACAG